One uncultured Alphaproteobacteria bacterium genomic region harbors:
- a CDS encoding D12 class N6 adenine-specific DNA methyltransferase — translation MHMESTLSPIRAIHPVTPYLGGKRNLAKRLVAEIERIPHATYAEPFVGGGGVFLRRTSAPRAEVINDLNRDVATFFRILQRHYVAFMEMIKFQLTTRAEFERLVATDPDTLTDLERSARFLYLQRTAFGGKVSGRNFGVSPGRPGHFDVTKLGPLLEDLHTRLAGVVIECLPYASFITRYDRPETLFYLDPPYWGCEGDYGRHLFERADFERLADQLATLKGRFLMSINDTPEIRAIFAGFDLAEVSTTYTVAGRGNAKAAAELLISGGGCDGDASQASSKRASKTP, via the coding sequence ATGCACATGGAGTCGACTCTTTCGCCGATCCGGGCGATCCATCCCGTCACCCCCTACCTCGGGGGCAAGCGCAACCTCGCTAAGCGCCTCGTCGCCGAGATCGAGCGGATACCCCACGCCACCTACGCCGAACCGTTCGTCGGCGGCGGCGGGGTATTCCTGCGCCGGACCTCGGCCCCGCGCGCCGAGGTCATCAACGACCTCAACCGCGATGTCGCGACCTTCTTCCGCATCCTCCAGCGCCACTACGTCGCGTTCATGGAGATGATCAAGTTCCAGCTGACCACCCGCGCCGAGTTCGAGCGCCTGGTGGCCACCGATCCCGACACCCTCACCGATCTCGAACGCTCGGCCCGCTTCCTCTACCTCCAGCGCACCGCGTTCGGCGGCAAGGTCTCCGGCCGCAACTTCGGCGTCTCGCCGGGGCGCCCAGGGCATTTCGACGTGACCAAGCTCGGCCCGTTGCTGGAGGATCTCCACACCCGCCTCGCCGGCGTCGTGATCGAGTGCCTGCCCTACGCCAGCTTCATCACCCGCTACGACCGGCCCGAGACCCTGTTCTATCTCGACCCGCCCTATTGGGGCTGCGAGGGCGACTACGGCCGCCACCTGTTCGAGCGCGCCGACTTCGAACGCCTGGCCGACCAGTTGGCGACGCTCAAGGGCCGCTTCCTGATGTCGATCAACGACACCCCCGAGATCCGCGCGATCTTCGCCGGGTTCGACCTGGCCGAGGTCTCCACCACCTACACGGTCGCCGGCCGGGGCAACGCGAAGGCCGCGGCCGAGCTTCTGATCTCCGGTGGGGGTTGTGACGGGGACGCCTCTCAGGCATCCTCCAAGCGGGCCTCAAAGACGCCCTAA
- the ribA gene encoding GTP cyclohydrolase-2 produces the protein MAMMSRSAFPVFPGLFSPADGGSGWSPEPGALRAVNRVVDEVRRGAVAGLKDAAHNKAVGVLAIEAAGGDPLAAFAASLGGRPRLALTGRRAAVLGLWHTEEGDEPPKVVVVEGDIAAIAQLCLRAADPLVMRAPLPHGIAVRAVAPDGLDAAAVHLMKRARLMPAAAVVDVVAASDDARLLWAEAADVLHHEHLLALSLQPVSRAHVPLADAVETQVIAFRPSDGGIEHLALVIGTPDHGKPVLTRLHSECFTGDLLGSLRCDCGDQLRGAIKEIAETGAGILLYMAQEGRGIGLVNKLRAYDLQDAGFDTMEANEQLGFDDDERIYLPAAAMLRQLGFLEVRLLTNNPAKVEALSRHGVTVVERVPHVFPSNSHNRDYLETKRIKGGHLF, from the coding sequence ATGGCGATGATGTCCCGGTCCGCTTTTCCCGTTTTTCCCGGTTTGTTTTCGCCCGCCGACGGCGGGTCCGGCTGGTCTCCCGAGCCCGGCGCGTTGCGCGCGGTCAACCGCGTCGTCGACGAAGTCCGGCGCGGCGCGGTGGCGGGCTTGAAGGATGCCGCACACAACAAGGCCGTAGGCGTGCTGGCGATCGAGGCGGCGGGCGGCGATCCGCTCGCGGCGTTCGCGGCGAGCCTCGGCGGACGTCCGCGTCTCGCCCTCACCGGGCGGCGCGCGGCGGTGCTCGGCCTGTGGCACACCGAAGAGGGCGACGAGCCGCCGAAGGTGGTCGTGGTCGAGGGCGACATCGCGGCGATCGCGCAGCTCTGCCTGCGCGCCGCCGACCCGCTGGTGATGCGGGCACCGCTGCCGCACGGCATCGCGGTGCGCGCGGTCGCCCCCGACGGGTTGGACGCGGCGGCGGTTCACCTGATGAAACGCGCGCGGCTGATGCCCGCCGCGGCGGTGGTCGACGTCGTCGCCGCCAGCGACGACGCCCGGTTGCTGTGGGCCGAGGCGGCCGACGTCCTGCACCACGAACATCTGCTGGCGCTCAGCCTGCAACCGGTGAGCCGCGCCCACGTGCCGCTCGCCGACGCGGTGGAAACCCAGGTGATCGCCTTCCGCCCGTCGGACGGCGGCATCGAGCACCTGGCGCTGGTGATCGGCACGCCCGACCACGGCAAGCCGGTGCTGACCCGCCTGCATTCCGAGTGCTTCACCGGCGACCTTCTGGGCTCGCTGCGCTGCGACTGCGGCGACCAGCTCCGCGGCGCGATCAAGGAGATCGCCGAGACCGGCGCGGGCATCCTGCTCTACATGGCGCAGGAGGGGCGCGGCATCGGTCTTGTCAACAAGCTGCGCGCCTACGACCTGCAGGACGCCGGGTTCGACACCATGGAGGCCAACGAGCAGCTCGGCTTCGACGACGACGAGCGGATCTATCTGCCCGCCGCGGCGATGCTGCGGCAGCTCGGCTTCCTCGAGGTGCGGCTCCTCACCAACAATCCGGCGAAGGTGGAGGCGCTGTCGCGCCACGGCGTCACGGTGGTGGAGCGGGTGCCGCACGTCTTCCCCTCCAATTCCCACAACCGCGACTATCTCGAAACCAAGCGGATCAAGGGCGGTCATCTTTTCTGA
- the X gene encoding Tail protein X, with amino-acid sequence MRYVTREGDRVDAICWKHYGRENAAEAVFKANPRLAAHGAILPAGITIDLPDLETPTTAAAVKLWD; translated from the coding sequence ATGCGGTACGTGACGCGCGAAGGCGACCGGGTCGACGCCATCTGCTGGAAGCACTACGGCCGCGAGAACGCCGCCGAAGCGGTGTTCAAGGCCAATCCGCGCCTGGCCGCCCACGGCGCGATCCTGCCCGCCGGCATCACCATCGACCTCCCCGACCTCGAAACCCCGACGACGGCGGCCGCCGTCAAGCTGTGGGACTGA
- a CDS encoding conserved hypothetical protein (Evidence 4 : Homologs of previously reported genes of unknown function) yields the protein MLTDATTPAYTPPRDALNVTPRADIRMSNADDAAAGESEFSLVGDGEFTFWDFLDVINPLQHIPIVNGIYRELTGDTIKPVMKLAGGALFGGPIGLGLAAVDVGVEGTTGKDTGQHVAALFDDVDDPRGTAYRLYNDAHTDNAWRDDPEGLAKAEAMLAALDRTDAQTSADANAMVALPALTVVPAQALPEADAPADALEATGETPALTPWDAPAPAAAGKAFPMPDRRHTGGPKPVAAAPPKSADEVAPGLSASAMEAAGLTPDAVREVLRAHGQAQAEDAALAAQPAAKPAAKPGRTAAPDPEEPLWFFDRMNSALDKYRAAQGLAPAAGAIQ from the coding sequence ATGCTCACCGACGCCACGACGCCCGCCTATACGCCGCCGCGCGATGCGCTCAACGTGACGCCGCGCGCCGACATCCGGATGTCGAACGCCGACGACGCCGCGGCGGGCGAGAGCGAATTCTCGCTGGTGGGCGACGGCGAGTTCACGTTCTGGGACTTCCTCGACGTCATCAACCCGCTGCAGCACATCCCGATCGTCAACGGCATCTACCGCGAGCTGACCGGCGACACCATCAAGCCGGTGATGAAGCTGGCGGGCGGCGCGCTGTTCGGCGGGCCGATCGGTCTCGGGCTCGCGGCGGTCGACGTCGGCGTCGAGGGCACCACCGGCAAGGATACCGGCCAACACGTCGCGGCGCTGTTCGACGACGTCGACGATCCGCGCGGCACCGCCTATCGCCTCTACAACGACGCCCACACCGACAACGCATGGCGCGACGATCCCGAGGGACTGGCGAAGGCCGAGGCGATGCTCGCCGCCCTCGACCGCACGGATGCGCAAACCTCCGCCGACGCCAACGCGATGGTGGCGCTGCCCGCGCTCACGGTGGTGCCCGCCCAGGCGCTGCCCGAGGCCGACGCCCCCGCCGACGCCCTCGAAGCGACAGGGGAAACCCCGGCTCTGACGCCGTGGGACGCGCCCGCTCCGGCGGCGGCGGGCAAGGCGTTCCCGATGCCGGATCGCCGCCACACCGGCGGTCCGAAGCCGGTCGCCGCGGCGCCGCCGAAATCCGCGGACGAGGTCGCTCCCGGCCTCTCCGCCTCGGCGATGGAGGCTGCGGGCCTGACCCCCGACGCGGTGCGCGAAGTGCTGCGCGCCCACGGGCAGGCGCAGGCGGAAGACGCCGCGCTGGCCGCTCAGCCCGCCGCGAAACCCGCGGCCAAACCGGGCCGGACGGCCGCGCCGGACCCGGAGGAGCCGTTGTGGTTCTTCGACCGGATGAACTCGGCGCTCGACAAATATCGCGCCGCCCAGGGCCTGGCACCCGCCGCCGGTGCGATCCAATAA
- a CDS encoding conserved hypothetical protein (Evidence 4 : Homologs of previously reported genes of unknown function), giving the protein MEATIAENLRAVKARILAEAEACGRAAAAARLVAVSKTHDAETIAEALDAGHRVFGENRVQEAAAKWPGLKARYPGVELHLIGPLQSNKAKDAIALFDVVHTLDRPKLAEALVRLRDEGHALPRLLVQVNTGCEPQKAGVLPTEADAFLDRCAGEWKLEIAGLMCIPPVEQEPSPHFALLRKIAARHGLAELSMGMSHDYPVAVALGATLVRVGSAIFGARPPVS; this is encoded by the coding sequence GTGGAAGCCACTATCGCGGAAAATCTGCGCGCGGTGAAGGCGCGAATCCTCGCCGAGGCCGAAGCCTGCGGCCGCGCGGCGGCGGCGGCGCGCCTGGTCGCGGTGTCGAAAACCCATGATGCGGAGACGATCGCCGAGGCCCTCGATGCCGGGCACCGTGTCTTCGGCGAGAACCGGGTGCAGGAGGCCGCGGCGAAGTGGCCCGGCCTCAAGGCGCGCTATCCGGGCGTCGAACTGCACCTGATCGGGCCGTTGCAGTCCAACAAGGCGAAGGACGCGATCGCCCTGTTCGACGTCGTTCATACTCTCGACCGGCCGAAGCTCGCCGAGGCCCTGGTGCGCCTGCGCGACGAGGGCCACGCCCTGCCGCGCCTGCTGGTGCAGGTCAATACCGGCTGCGAGCCGCAGAAGGCCGGGGTACTGCCGACCGAGGCGGACGCTTTCCTCGACCGTTGCGCGGGAGAGTGGAAGCTCGAGATTGCCGGGTTGATGTGCATTCCGCCGGTGGAGCAGGAGCCCTCGCCCCATTTCGCGCTGCTGCGGAAGATCGCGGCGCGGCACGGCCTTGCGGAACTCAGCATGGGGATGAGCCACGACTATCCGGTGGCGGTGGCCCTGGGGGCGACCCTGGTGCGGGTCGGCTCGGCGATTTTCGGCGCGCGGCCGCCGGTCTCCTGA
- a CDS encoding Outer membrane protein (Porin) has product MKTILIGSTALLAAAIIAPAAQASEPVKLQLGGFMEYYVTGASQDDDFKGSVNSFDVQGEGEIYFQGKTTLDNGMTIGVMVQLESGTDNNGSDTIDESYLYVEGKYGKAILGSTDNVAYLMRATAPNAAYTEVDDTAIPNYLARPDDVTDNITDLGFDGDANKAIYMTPKFYGLQAGVSYTASNNGGGDDEWANGSNNPVTPLTNSESVVKAVDFDEAWAFGLSYEREIGPVGMLATAGYTIANGNGANAKDAEDWAFGLNLTYAGFTLGGAYRVIDAPEGSFAEETDGYAWDAGLMYAEGPYAVSINYRKSGARGDTATAGKDTIDTYALGGKYTLGAGVDVFGQLAYAQYDAEGDEQDNAGAFGGVVGLHLDF; this is encoded by the coding sequence ATGAAGACGATTCTGATCGGGTCGACGGCGCTGCTCGCCGCCGCCATCATCGCGCCGGCCGCGCAGGCTTCCGAACCGGTGAAGCTGCAGCTCGGCGGTTTCATGGAATACTACGTGACGGGTGCGTCGCAGGACGACGACTTCAAGGGGTCGGTCAACAGCTTCGACGTCCAGGGCGAAGGCGAGATCTACTTCCAGGGGAAGACCACGCTCGACAACGGCATGACCATCGGCGTGATGGTGCAGCTCGAATCCGGCACCGACAACAACGGCAGCGATACCATCGACGAGAGCTATCTCTACGTCGAGGGCAAGTACGGTAAGGCGATTCTCGGCTCGACCGACAACGTCGCCTACCTGATGCGCGCCACCGCGCCGAACGCGGCCTACACCGAAGTCGACGACACCGCGATTCCGAACTATCTCGCGCGTCCGGACGACGTCACCGACAACATCACCGACCTCGGGTTCGACGGCGACGCCAACAAGGCGATCTACATGACGCCGAAGTTCTACGGCCTGCAGGCGGGCGTGTCGTATACCGCGTCGAACAACGGCGGCGGCGACGACGAATGGGCGAACGGTAGCAACAACCCGGTCACTCCGCTGACCAACTCCGAATCCGTGGTGAAAGCCGTCGACTTCGACGAAGCGTGGGCGTTCGGCCTGTCCTACGAGCGTGAGATCGGCCCGGTCGGCATGCTCGCCACCGCGGGCTACACCATTGCCAACGGCAATGGCGCCAACGCCAAGGACGCCGAGGACTGGGCGTTCGGCCTGAACCTGACCTACGCCGGCTTCACCCTCGGCGGCGCCTACCGCGTCATCGACGCGCCGGAAGGCTCCTTCGCCGAAGAGACCGACGGCTATGCCTGGGATGCCGGTCTGATGTACGCCGAAGGTCCGTATGCGGTTTCGATCAACTACCGCAAGTCGGGCGCCCGCGGCGATACCGCGACGGCCGGCAAGGACACCATCGACACCTACGCGCTCGGCGGCAAGTATACGCTCGGCGCGGGTGTGGACGTGTTCGGTCAGCTCGCCTATGCGCAGTATGACGCCGAAGGGGACGAGCAGGACAACGCCGGCGCGTTCGGCGGCGTCGTCGGTCTGCACCTCGACTTCTAA
- a CDS encoding putative tail protein (Evidence 3 : Function proposed based on presence of conserved amino acid motif, structural feature or limited homology) — protein MRPLWKLTADGADITAACAQRLLSLTVTDEAGITSDTIAIVLDNRDLAIAAPRKGAALECWMGYAASGLIHMGRFVVDELSASGPPHTLTIDGKAADMRQQMKEQKTRGWDDVSVADLVKTIAGEHNLVPVVAPSLADVTLPSLAQTNESDMALLTRVARTQDAVAKPVSGRLLFVPRGEAKSASGKAMPTVALGPGDFQSYNATQADRGKYGSVVAQWHNAETSQAESIKVGDGEGPTFTIRSKFPDADQAQRAAAAKLDALARGTGTFSGEVTPGQPSIGAEGKIVVSGLGDIASGTWVITRAVHKLDKSGGLKTSLEGETPKGEAA, from the coding sequence ATGCGGCCGCTCTGGAAGCTCACCGCCGACGGCGCCGACATCACCGCCGCCTGCGCCCAGCGCCTGCTGTCCCTGACCGTCACCGACGAGGCGGGCATCACCAGCGACACCATCGCGATCGTCCTCGACAACCGCGACCTCGCGATTGCCGCGCCGCGCAAGGGCGCCGCCCTGGAATGCTGGATGGGGTACGCGGCCTCGGGGCTGATCCACATGGGGCGCTTCGTCGTCGACGAGCTGTCGGCGAGCGGGCCGCCCCACACCCTCACGATCGACGGCAAGGCCGCCGACATGCGCCAGCAGATGAAGGAACAGAAGACCCGCGGCTGGGACGACGTGAGCGTGGCCGACCTGGTCAAGACGATCGCGGGCGAACACAACCTAGTTCCGGTCGTCGCGCCCTCGCTCGCCGACGTGACGTTGCCGAGCCTGGCGCAAACCAACGAGAGCGACATGGCGCTGCTGACCCGCGTCGCCCGCACCCAGGACGCGGTGGCGAAGCCGGTCTCCGGGCGGCTGCTGTTCGTGCCGCGCGGCGAGGCCAAGAGCGCCTCGGGCAAGGCGATGCCGACGGTGGCGCTCGGGCCGGGAGATTTCCAGTCCTACAACGCCACCCAGGCGGATCGTGGCAAATACGGGTCGGTGGTGGCGCAGTGGCACAACGCCGAAACCAGTCAGGCCGAGTCGATCAAGGTCGGCGATGGCGAAGGCCCCACCTTCACCATCCGCAGCAAGTTCCCCGACGCCGACCAGGCGCAGCGCGCCGCCGCCGCCAAGCTCGACGCACTCGCGCGCGGCACCGGCACCTTCTCGGGTGAGGTGACGCCCGGGCAGCCGTCGATCGGCGCCGAGGGCAAGATCGTGGTCTCCGGCCTCGGCGACATCGCCAGCGGCACCTGGGTGATCACCCGGGCGGTCCACAAGCTCGACAAATCGGGCGGCCTCAAGACCAGCCTGGAAGGGGAGACCCCGAAGGGCGAAGCGGCATGA
- a CDS encoding Two component transcriptional regulator, winged helix family, with translation MAGRRVLIVESDAVLRRSLAEQILAQEGFAEVETAAHAAEGGTMAAAKRYDALILAAALPDGTGAALTRRLRAEGVAWPVLILGGDPPEDVGDLGGVCETLAKPFRIAALLQRLRALIRSFESSDDAVLTIGPYTFKPASKHLVEADDRIVRLTEKEASILKFLYRAGDVVPREVLLHEVWGYNPAVTTHTLETHVYRLRQKIEKDPSNAQILVTDTGGYRLVP, from the coding sequence ATGGCGGGCCGCCGAGTCCTGATTGTCGAAAGCGACGCCGTGCTGCGGCGCTCCCTCGCCGAACAGATCCTTGCGCAGGAAGGGTTTGCGGAGGTGGAGACCGCCGCGCACGCCGCCGAAGGCGGCACCATGGCCGCGGCGAAGCGCTACGATGCGCTGATCCTCGCCGCCGCGCTGCCCGACGGCACCGGCGCCGCGTTGACGCGGCGCCTGCGCGCCGAAGGCGTGGCATGGCCGGTGCTGATCCTCGGCGGCGATCCGCCGGAGGACGTCGGCGACCTCGGCGGCGTCTGCGAGACCCTCGCCAAGCCGTTCCGCATCGCCGCTCTGCTGCAGCGCCTGCGCGCGCTGATCCGCAGCTTCGAAAGCAGCGACGACGCGGTCCTCACGATCGGCCCCTATACCTTCAAGCCCGCCTCCAAGCACCTGGTCGAGGCCGACGACCGGATCGTCCGCCTCACCGAAAAGGAGGCCTCGATCCTCAAGTTTCTCTATCGCGCGGGCGACGTGGTGCCGCGCGAGGTTCTTCTTCACGAGGTCTGGGGCTACAACCCGGCGGTCACCACCCATACCCTCGAAACCCACGTCTACCGCCTGCGCCAGAAGATCGAAAAAGACCCGTCCAACGCCCAGATCCTCGTCACCGACACCGGCGGCTATCGGCTGGTGCCGTAG
- a CDS encoding Thiamine monophosphate synthase, with product MRTIATVAARLNVRAAGLPALIALTDVSRRPDARLLLKALPHGTALLDRTGRRDLGRACRRKGVMLISARRDAGAAALYVRDLPAERAREIAAWRRRGGGPVFAAAHSPRALRRAARAGATAALLSPLFPTRSHPGAKGIGITRFRLWARETRLAVYALGGVTAANARALLSTAAVGIAGIDGVP from the coding sequence TTGCGCACCATAGCAACCGTCGCGGCGCGGCTCAACGTCCGCGCTGCCGGGCTTCCGGCGCTGATCGCGCTGACCGACGTTTCCCGCCGCCCCGACGCCCGCCTGCTGCTGAAGGCCCTGCCCCACGGCACGGCTCTGCTCGATCGCACCGGCCGCCGCGATCTCGGCCGCGCCTGCCGCCGCAAGGGCGTGATGCTGATCTCGGCGCGGCGCGACGCGGGTGCGGCCGCGCTCTACGTCCGCGATCTGCCCGCCGAACGCGCCCGCGAGATCGCCGCGTGGCGCAGGCGCGGCGGCGGTCCGGTGTTCGCCGCCGCCCACTCGCCGCGCGCGTTGCGCCGCGCCGCCCGCGCGGGCGCGACCGCGGCGTTGCTGTCGCCGCTGTTCCCCACCCGCAGCCATCCCGGCGCGAAGGGCATCGGCATCACCCGCTTCCGCCTGTGGGCGCGCGAAACCCGCCTCGCGGTCTATGCCCTGGGCGGCGTCACCGCCGCCAACGCGCGGGCGCTGCTCTCCACCGCCGCCGTCGGCATCGCCGGAATCGACGGCGTGCCGTGA